In Pseudomonas putida, a genomic segment contains:
- the mvaT gene encoding histone-like nucleoid-structuring protein MvaT, protein MSLINEYRATEEAIKELQARLANLSQDDKLKKELEFEGKLRALMGEYSKSLRDVIALLDPESKLSKAPRGASKPATTKRARKVKQYKNPHNGEVIETKGGNHKTLKEWKAKWGGDVVESWATLLD, encoded by the coding sequence ATGTCCCTGATCAACGAATACCGCGCCACCGAAGAAGCCATCAAGGAACTTCAGGCCCGCCTGGCCAACCTGTCGCAGGATGACAAGCTGAAAAAAGAACTGGAGTTCGAAGGCAAACTGCGTGCGCTGATGGGTGAATATTCCAAGTCGCTGCGCGACGTGATTGCCCTGCTCGACCCAGAATCGAAACTGAGCAAGGCCCCACGTGGCGCCAGCAAACCTGCCACCACCAAGCGTGCGCGCAAGGTCAAGCAATACAAGAACCCGCACAACGGTGAAGTGATCGAAACCAAGGGCGGCAACCACAAGACCCTGAAAGAGTGGAAAGCCAAATGGGGTGGCGACGTGGTTGAAAGCTGGGCGACCCTGCTGGACTGA